ATTTATGGAACAAATATATCTGGAAAATCAGTCAAATACGAAAGTTGACGAGCGTGTTTTTAACGAAATGCTCCCGTTTTTAAAAGAAAATTACGGTAACGCCCAAAGCATGCATTCATTGGGTGCGGTATCAAAAGATGCAGTAGAAAAAGCCCGTGGTCAGGCAGCTGATTTGATTAATTCAAAGCCTGATGAAATATATTTTACATCCTGTGCTTCGGAATCAAATAATTTGGCTGTAAAAGGTGTTGCAGAAGCATATAAGCAAAAAGGGAAACATATAATAGTTTCCGATATTGAACACTTTTCTGTTTTATATTCTGCGAAGCGTTTAGGTCAGAATAATTTTGAGGTTACATATTTACCCGTTGATAGAAACGGTTTTGTGTTTCCGGAAAATGTTGAAAAAGCGATTCGTGAAGATACAATACTTGTTTCAATACAGCATGCAAACCCGGAAATCGGTACAATTCAGCATATAGAAAAAATTTCAAATATTTGCCGTGCAAAAGGTGTTCTATTCCATACTGATGCTGTTTGCAGTGTTGGTACAATCCCTGTTGATGTTGACAAGATAGGTGCTGATTTATTAACTTTCTCCGGAAGCCAGTTTTACGGTCCCAAAGGAGCTGCCGCTCTGTATTTAAAGAAAGGTATAAAAATAATTTCGCAGATTGACGGCGGCATACAGGAAAATGGGCGTCGTGCAGGAACTGAAAACGTTCCGGCGATTGTCGGTTTTGGAAAAGCGTGCGAAATCATAAAAAGTGAGATGGCAGAAAATAACAGAAGAATTACTGCTTTAAGAGATAAATTGATTTTTGAATTACCCCAAAAAATAGAATATATTTATTTAAACGGACCGGTTGAAAATCGTTTACCCAATAATGTTAATTTTTCAGTTGAGTTTATTGAAGGCGAAGGGATGTTTTTATTATTGGACCAAAAAGGTATTTATGTGTCAAGCGGTTCTGCCTGTGCATCTAAATCGTTGAAAATGTCACACGTTTTAACATCTATAAAAGTTGACACTGCAATAGGACAAGGCTCCATTTTAATGACCCTTTCAAAAGATAACAGTTATGAGCAAATCGAGTATGTTATGTCGGAATTTCCGGCAGTAGTAAAAAAATTACGTGACATGTCTCCATTATACAGTTATTTTCTAAAAACAGGTACTAGACATCAGGCAGGTCCCGGTACCGACTACGAGCATGAATCCGAGCACGATGTAAATAAAGAATAATGGTCGAAAAGTGTATTTTAATGTATAGGAATTTCAATGTTTAGCAGATCTGACACTCTGCGGCTAAACATCAGCTGTTTTGTAGCTGCAAAGCAAAGCTTTGCTTAACTTGAATCTGTTGTTTTAGTTATTCATTACACATCACACATTACTCATTGCACGGTTTTTAATAGGGGATAACGTTATGCCGTTTTATTCAGAAAAAGTGATGGACCATTTTCAAAATCCGAGAAATGTAGGTGAGATAAATGACGCTGACGGAGTCGGAGAAGTCGGTAATCCTGTCTGCGGCGATATGATGACTTTTTATATAAAAGTAAAAGACAACAAGCTTGAAGATGTAAAATTTAAAACTTTTGGATGCGGCGCGGCAATAGCGGTTTCGTCAATGGTAAGTGAAATGGCTAAGGGAA
This genomic interval from Elusimicrobiota bacterium contains the following:
- a CDS encoding cysteine desulfurase family protein → MEQIYLENQSNTKVDERVFNEMLPFLKENYGNAQSMHSLGAVSKDAVEKARGQAADLINSKPDEIYFTSCASESNNLAVKGVAEAYKQKGKHIIVSDIEHFSVLYSAKRLGQNNFEVTYLPVDRNGFVFPENVEKAIREDTILVSIQHANPEIGTIQHIEKISNICRAKGVLFHTDAVCSVGTIPVDVDKIGADLLTFSGSQFYGPKGAAALYLKKGIKIISQIDGGIQENGRRAGTENVPAIVGFGKACEIIKSEMAENNRRITALRDKLIFELPQKIEYIYLNGPVENRLPNNVNFSVEFIEGEGMFLLLDQKGIYVSSGSACASKSLKMSHVLTSIKVDTAIGQGSILMTLSKDNSYEQIEYVMSEFPAVVKKLRDMSPLYSYFLKTGTRHQAGPGTDYEHESEHDVNKE
- the nifU gene encoding Fe-S cluster assembly scaffold protein NifU, producing MPFYSEKVMDHFQNPRNVGEINDADGVGEVGNPVCGDMMTFYIKVKDNKLEDVKFKTFGCGAAIAVSSMVSEMAKGKTIDEALKITNASVAQELGGLPPNKMHCSNLGASALHKAIEDYKKKTGK